AAACGCGTGAAGGGATCGATGCGATAAAAGTAGGTGAAGTGCTTGAGGTCCTGGCAGATGACCCTGCAGCCGAAGAAGACATAAAGAGATTTGCCAAACGCACCGGTCATGAGATAGTGCTCTTCGAAAAGAAAAGCGACTCGCTTCGTTTTCTGATCAGAAAGACCAAGTAGGAGGTAGAATGAACAAGAATAATTCCATTTTGTATGTCCAAACAAGCGATGATCCAGAAAGGCAATATTCTCCACTGATCCTGGCACAGACAGCAAAAGCGATGGATATTGAAGCCAAAGTTTACTACTTAGGACAGGCGTTAAGAGTACTGAAACCTGAAAGTGCATCGGCCATCAAGATCGGTAAATTCCCCAGTCTGCTGGAAATGATCGAAAAAACCATGAGTATGGGGATCGAGATCTATGTTTGTGAGGCATCAAGACAGATGCTCGGCTGGGAAAAAATTGGATTGATCAAAGGAGTCAAAATAGTTGGTGCTGGAACCCTGAATGACCTTGCGCTCGATGCCTCAGCAACAATGTGGTTTTAGAAGGAGCACAGCAGAAATGGATGTCTATCTTGATTACCAATCAGCGAAACCGGTTGACCGACGCGTCATCGACGCCATGCTTCCTTATTTATATTATAAATTCGGAAATCCCTCTTCCCTACACCAGGTGGGTGATGTCGCCACTGAAATACTCGAATCATCACGTGAAACGATAAGCGCTTTTGTCGGCGCACAGAAAGATGAAATAATCTTCACGTCTGGAGCGACAGAATCCAACAATCTCGCAATTATCGGCTACGCTTTAAGGAATAAGAACAAAGGCAACCATATAGTGATCGCGGAGATCGAACACATATCAATACATAACATTGCCAAGTACCTTGAGAAAAATGGTTTCGTGATTTCGAAAATTCCGGTGGATCAATTCGGTATAGTAAAGATTGATAAACTCGCCGAACGTATTACCGACAAAACGATCCTCATATCGGTCGGGTATGCCAACAATGAGATCGGCACCGTACAGGACATTGCAACGATTGGCACGTTCTGCCGTGAAAAAAAGATTGCCCTCCATACCGACGCGGTCGCTGCCGAAGGATTGATACCTATAGACGTAGCAAGGGACAAAATAGATCTCATGACGCTATCGTCAAATGATGTTTACGGTCCGAGGGGTCTGGGCGTGATGTACTTGCGGAACGGCATACGCATCAATCCGCTTACTATTGGAGGCGGGCAAGAACGGGGTCTGCGCTCAGGCACCGAGAATATACCCGCGATTGCCGGAATGAAGAGAGCTGTCGAAATAATCCAGAAGGAGATGCCGGAAGAAACCGAACGCTTCCAGCGATTTCGGGATAGAATGATCAAAGAAGTGCTTACATCAATACCGAGATGCTACCTGAACGGCCATCCAATCAACAGACTGCCGAACAATGCGCATTTCAGGTTCGATGGTATCGAAGGTGAATCACTACTTCTTTCTTTCAAGGATAAGAACATCGCGGTATCCACCGGTTCTGCCTGTAGTTCAAAGACGCTCGAGCCATCACATACTCTGATCGCCCTCGGATTACTGCATGAAGAGGCACATGGGTCTCTGGAAATTACTTTCGGCAGATTCAACGAGGAGAGCGATGTTGACACGGTGTTGGATGTTCTCCCAGAAATCGTAAAGCGTCTTCGAAAATTGTCACCGCTTTATAAAGAGGAGGTATAGATTGAAATCCACGCAATACAGCGACAAGGTACTCGAACATTTCAAGAATCCCCGTAATGTGGGCACGCTTGAGGGGGATGATGTCACCGTCGGACGGGTCGGAAATCCAGTGTGCGGGGATTTGATGGAATTTTACGTCAAGGTAAAAGACGACCGGATCGAAGACATTAAATTCAAAACATTTGGCTGCGGCTCAGCCATCGCTACAGCAAGCATGATAACTGAACTGGCCAAGGGTAAGACGATCGACGAGGCGACCAGGATAACCAGACAGGATGTCGCCAATGAGCTCGACGGCCTTCCACCCATCAAAATGCATTGTTCCAATCTCGCCGCAGATG
The candidate division WOR-3 bacterium genome window above contains:
- a CDS encoding sulfurtransferase TusA family protein, coding for MNTEIDTAKTLDCIGLYCPQPLLQTREGIDAIKVGEVLEVLADDPAAEEDIKRFAKRTGHEIVLFEKKSDSLRFLIRKTK
- a CDS encoding DsrE family protein, whose translation is MNKNNSILYVQTSDDPERQYSPLILAQTAKAMDIEAKVYYLGQALRVLKPESASAIKIGKFPSLLEMIEKTMSMGIEIYVCEASRQMLGWEKIGLIKGVKIVGAGTLNDLALDASATMWF
- a CDS encoding cysteine desulfurase; translation: MDVYLDYQSAKPVDRRVIDAMLPYLYYKFGNPSSLHQVGDVATEILESSRETISAFVGAQKDEIIFTSGATESNNLAIIGYALRNKNKGNHIVIAEIEHISIHNIAKYLEKNGFVISKIPVDQFGIVKIDKLAERITDKTILISVGYANNEIGTVQDIATIGTFCREKKIALHTDAVAAEGLIPIDVARDKIDLMTLSSNDVYGPRGLGVMYLRNGIRINPLTIGGGQERGLRSGTENIPAIAGMKRAVEIIQKEMPEETERFQRFRDRMIKEVLTSIPRCYLNGHPINRLPNNAHFRFDGIEGESLLLSFKDKNIAVSTGSACSSKTLEPSHTLIALGLLHEEAHGSLEITFGRFNEESDVDTVLDVLPEIVKRLRKLSPLYKEEV